A window of Raineyella sp. W15-4 contains these coding sequences:
- a CDS encoding YrdB family protein, with product MASSLIASAAQALKFVLELAMLAAYAIAFFRLIPGPLLSWVAAIGAPILVGVVWGLLIAPRAPVSLGVPARVVLTAVIFAGAITALALAGRPVAAVVLAVAYVVDEVALIALRAYPGARA from the coding sequence ATGGCGAGCAGTCTGATCGCGTCCGCGGCCCAAGCGCTGAAGTTCGTGCTGGAGCTGGCGATGCTCGCGGCGTACGCGATCGCCTTCTTCCGACTCATCCCCGGCCCACTGCTGTCCTGGGTCGCCGCCATCGGGGCGCCGATCCTGGTCGGCGTCGTCTGGGGACTGCTGATCGCTCCCCGCGCCCCGGTGTCGCTCGGCGTCCCGGCGCGCGTGGTGCTCACCGCCGTGATCTTCGCCGGCGCGATCACTGCCCTCGCCCTGGCCGGGCGGCCCGTGGCCGCCGTCGTCCTCGCCGTGGCGTACGTCGTCGACGAGGTCGCGCTGATCGCCCTAAGGGCCTATCCCGGCGCCCGCGCCTGA
- a CDS encoding ATP-binding protein yields the protein MTNCGCTGPHEHKRVALTGGPGAGKTAFLELARQTFCRHVVVVQESAGVVFGGGFPRDGSLVCRQAGQRAIYYVQRELESIGESLDPAIVLCDRGTVDGVAYWPGDPKEYWAAVGTTQERELARYDAVIHLRTPTAEQGYNHQNPLRVESAEAAVAIDERILAAWSAHPRRYVVEPSAVFLEKATRAIDLLRLEVPRCCGGEADDADAEDGWR from the coding sequence ATGACGAACTGTGGCTGCACCGGCCCCCATGAGCACAAGCGGGTGGCCCTCACCGGCGGGCCAGGGGCCGGCAAAACGGCCTTCCTCGAGCTCGCCCGCCAGACGTTCTGCCGACACGTGGTCGTCGTGCAGGAGTCCGCCGGCGTGGTGTTCGGCGGCGGTTTCCCCCGCGACGGCTCACTGGTGTGCCGGCAGGCCGGGCAACGGGCCATCTACTACGTCCAGCGCGAGCTGGAGTCGATCGGCGAGAGCCTCGACCCGGCGATCGTGCTGTGCGACCGCGGCACGGTCGACGGCGTCGCCTACTGGCCCGGCGATCCGAAGGAGTACTGGGCGGCGGTGGGCACGACCCAGGAGCGCGAGCTCGCCCGCTACGACGCAGTGATCCATCTGCGGACCCCCACCGCGGAGCAGGGCTACAACCATCAGAACCCACTGCGGGTCGAGTCGGCCGAGGCGGCGGTGGCGATCGACGAACGCATCCTGGCGGCCTGGTCGGCCCATCCGCGCCGGTACGTGGTGGAGCCGTCGGCGGTGTTCCTGGAGAAGGCGACCCGGGCGATCGACCTGCTCCGTCTCGAGGTGCCGCGATGCTGCGGCGGCGAGGCGGACGACGCCGACGCGGAGGACGGCTGGCGGTAA
- a CDS encoding DUF1540 domain-containing protein has protein sequence MQTVTTVKSCSTTACAYNREGCTAYAITVAGSGDKASCATLITLDARGGLPVAEGHVGACQRLECVHNADLMCTAAAIDIAGDAGECQAYQRR, from the coding sequence ATGCAAACCGTCACCACTGTCAAGTCCTGCTCGACCACCGCGTGCGCGTACAACCGTGAGGGATGCACCGCCTACGCCATCACCGTCGCCGGCTCGGGGGACAAGGCTTCGTGCGCCACGCTGATCACCTTGGACGCCCGCGGCGGGTTGCCCGTCGCCGAGGGTCATGTGGGTGCCTGCCAGCGACTCGAATGCGTCCACAACGCCGACCTGATGTGTACCGCCGCGGCCATCGACATCGCCGGTGACGCCGGCGAATGCCAGGCCTACCAGCGGCGCTGA
- a CDS encoding DUF2252 domain-containing protein, with protein MDIVHAQVRENSRAESLAEGRSVRRRLARKGLAGSVPHTRDPITILEEQNALRLPELLPLRTERMLASPFAFYRGTAALMAADLAEDPHTGLLVVSCGDAHLSNFGFFATPERRLAFDLNDFDEAGVAPWEWDVKRLTTSVVVGGADAGYDEDVVRSVAAETVRTYQRSLASLLALSPVERYYMHTDLRSSRAGLDQRSLAALDAALDAALARARKRTSERAVRRTTEIGADGVRRFVEDPPRMTHLPVEQDEMVPFFEEYRAGVGIDLGLVLSQYAPVDAVRRVVGVGSVGTRCSLVLLEGADGDTLLLQVKEATDSVLARYGGTTFSEATAERFAASGNGLRVVALQQILQVVSDPFLGHFRRDGRDFYVRQFHDMKGAIDLEGLEPEAFGPYAAACATMLARAHAQSPGFARVVGYLGRSHTAADAIVDWSFDYADQSLRDFRALRDAVASGRLPAPPETVD; from the coding sequence ATGGACATCGTGCACGCACAGGTGAGGGAGAACTCCCGGGCGGAGTCGCTGGCCGAGGGCCGGTCGGTGCGCCGGCGACTGGCCCGCAAGGGCCTGGCCGGCAGTGTCCCCCACACACGTGACCCGATCACCATCCTGGAGGAGCAGAACGCGCTCCGACTCCCCGAGCTCCTCCCGCTGCGGACGGAGCGGATGCTGGCCAGCCCGTTCGCGTTCTACCGGGGAACGGCAGCGCTGATGGCGGCCGATCTCGCCGAGGATCCGCACACCGGCCTGCTGGTGGTCTCCTGCGGCGACGCGCACCTGAGCAACTTCGGCTTCTTCGCCACCCCCGAGCGGCGCCTGGCCTTCGACCTCAACGACTTCGACGAGGCCGGGGTGGCGCCCTGGGAGTGGGACGTCAAACGCCTGACCACCAGCGTGGTCGTCGGCGGGGCGGACGCCGGCTACGACGAGGACGTGGTCCGGTCCGTCGCCGCTGAGACGGTGCGGACCTACCAGCGGTCGCTGGCCTCGTTGCTCGCCCTGTCGCCGGTCGAGCGCTACTACATGCACACCGACCTCCGCAGTTCGCGCGCCGGCCTGGACCAGCGATCCCTGGCCGCGCTCGACGCGGCCCTGGATGCTGCGCTGGCCCGGGCCCGGAAGCGTACGTCGGAGCGGGCCGTCCGTCGTACCACCGAGATCGGCGCAGACGGTGTGCGCCGCTTCGTCGAGGATCCGCCCCGGATGACGCATCTGCCGGTCGAACAGGACGAGATGGTGCCCTTCTTCGAGGAGTACCGCGCCGGCGTGGGCATCGACCTCGGCCTGGTGCTGTCCCAGTACGCGCCGGTCGACGCCGTCCGTCGCGTCGTCGGGGTGGGCAGCGTCGGCACCCGCTGCTCGCTGGTGCTGCTGGAGGGGGCCGACGGGGACACCCTGCTGCTGCAGGTCAAGGAGGCGACCGACTCGGTGCTCGCCCGCTACGGCGGCACGACCTTCTCGGAGGCGACCGCGGAGCGTTTTGCCGCGTCCGGCAACGGGCTGCGGGTGGTCGCCCTGCAGCAGATCCTCCAGGTGGTGTCCGACCCGTTCCTCGGCCACTTCCGCCGCGACGGGCGGGACTTCTACGTCCGCCAGTTCCACGACATGAAGGGCGCAATCGACCTCGAGGGGCTCGAGCCCGAGGCGTTCGGGCCGTACGCCGCCGCCTGTGCCACCATGCTGGCCCGGGCGCACGCCCAGAGCCCGGGGTTCGCCCGGGTCGTCGGCTATCTCGGGCGCAGCCACACGGCGGCCGACGCCATCGTCGACTGGTCGTTCGACTACGCCGACCAGTCACTGCGCGACTTCCGGGCGCTGCGGGACGCGGTGGCCTCCGGTCGGCTGCCGGCGCCGCCGGAGACCGTCGACTGA